Proteins encoded by one window of Agelaius phoeniceus isolate bAgePho1 chromosome 3, bAgePho1.hap1, whole genome shotgun sequence:
- the HEY2 gene encoding hairy/enhancer-of-split related with YRPW motif protein 2 — MKRPCEETTSDSDMDETIDVGSENNYSGQSNSSVIRSNSPTTTSQIMARKKRRGIIEKRRRDRINNSLSELRRLVPTAFEKQGSAKLEKAEILQMTVDHLKMLQATGGKGYFDAHSLAMDFMSIGFRECLTEVARYLTSVEGLDTSDPLRVRLVSHLSTCASQREAAAMTSSMVHHHHHPLHPHHWAAAFHHLPAALLQPNGLHASDAAPCRLSSDVPPHGSALLTATFAHADAALRVPSAGSIAPCVPPLSTSLLSLSATVHAAAAAATAAAQSFPLSFTGTFPMLPPSAAAAAVAAATAITPPLAVSASASPQQAGTGGGTKPYRPWGTEVGAF, encoded by the exons ATGAAGCGACCTTGCGAGGAAACTACCTCAGACAGCGATATGGACGAGACTATAGACGTGGGTAGCGAGAACAACTACTCGGG GCAAAGTAATAGTTCTGTCATTCGATCAAATTCCCCAACGACAACATCTCAGATCATGgccagaaagaaaagaagaggg ATTATAGAGAAAAGGCGCCGTGATCGTATAAATAACAGTTTATCAGAGCTGAGGCGGCTTGTGCCAACTGCTTTTGAAAAACAa GGATCTGCCAAATTAGAAAAAGCGGAAATACTGCAAATGACAGTGGATCATCTGAAGATGCTGCAGGCAACAGGAGGGAAAG GTTATTTTGACGCCCATTCCCTGGCCATGGATTTCATGAGCATCGGCTTCCGGGAGTGCTTGACAGAAGTGGCGAGGTACCTGACTTCGGTGGAAGGTCTCGACACATCCGACCCCCTGCGCGTTAGACTCGTGTCCCACCTGAGCACCTGCGCCTCTCAGCGGGAAGCTGCTGCCATGACCTCCTCCATGgtccaccaccaccaccatcccTTGCACCCTCACCACTGGGCCGCCGCCTTCCACCACCTCCCGGCCGCTCTGCTGCAGCCGAACGGACTCCACGCCTCCGATGCCGCCCCGTGCAGACTCTCCTCGGACGTGCCCCCTCACGGCTCCGCCCTGCTCACGGCCACCTTCGCCCACGCCGATGCCGCCCTCAGAGTCCCCTCCGCCGGCAGCATcgctccctgtgtccctcctctCTCTACCTCCCTCTTGTCCCTGTCGGCCACTGTTCAcgccgcggcagcagcagccacagccgcaGCCCAGAGCTTCCCCCTCTCCTTCACCGGCACCTTCCCCATGCTGCCCCccagcgcggccgccgccgccgtggCCGCGGCCACCGCCATCACCCCTCCGCTGGCCGTGTCAGCCTctgccagccctcagcaggCTGGCACCGGCGGCGGCACGAAACCCTACCGACCCTGGGGGACTGAAGTTGGAGCCTTTTAA